CAAGCGCCCAAATGCCTTTCGGCAATTTGCGGTAAAAGCCCTTGTTGGAACTTATCGATTCAGGATTACTTGGTTGTAATGAGGTCACAAGTGTCATTTCCTATGTTGCCCAATCGCCGCGGATCAGTCGCGAGCGAGTTGACAAGCTTGCTTGTCTGGCTCGTGTAGCCGACTGCAGCCGCGCCAACAACCGACGGGGAAATCAGCAAACGTTCTCGCGGTCTGGTTAACCGTCTGATTGGGCAGTGGCTTATGCTGTTATCTCAGTCCTGTGTCAAAACCTGATCCTTTATCTTTTCGCTAAACGACATCATTTTTTCCTGCTATGTTATTTTGAATAATGCTTCTTACCGCAATACGTCCGGAACTGAGAGCAAAACTGCTTGCAGAACCTTCCGCAAGAAGGTCATATGTACTGTCATAAAGACCGCCTATATCTTGGCCGGTTACATACAAACCCGGAATAATGTTATCCTTGTTGTCAAGAGCTTGCATATTCGTGTTTATCTTGACTCCACCCAGAGTCAGGAAAAAAGCACGTAGGCCTTTCAGGGCGAAGTAAGGACCATTCAGAGTATCAAATCTGACTAGGTGATCTGGTTTTCGGCTGAAATCCGGATCATTTTTCTGGTCAGCATAGCGATTGACCTTTTCAATTGTTTCACGCAATTTCGTTGGTTCTATGTGTATTTTATTTGCTAAAGCTTCAATTGTATCGGCCTTGAAGGCAAAGCCTGATTCAATACCCTTCTGAATACCTATATCAAGTGCTGTCATTTTTTGTCCCGGAACAACAATGTCGTTAAATGGTGTAAGAGGGCCATTCTCGACCATATATTGTTTCATGTGGCCGTCAAAAATAGACCACATCAAACCACCGTTTGAAGTCATTGCATTGTAGACATCGCTAAAAACCGAACCGAAGGACTCATTGTAGAAACGATCACCATGTCTGTTCACCCATAGAAATGGCTGGCTCAACGCACAACGCATTTGCTTCATATGGTCCGGTCCTCTGAATTGTCGAATTGCCGGCTCATTGTCAAGATAAGGGCTATTTCCTGCAAGAGTTCCCATGCCGGCAAGCGCGGCATTGACGCTTAACGCCAGATTAATTCCGTCACCTTCCCTACCATCAATAGCTGGCCCACGATACATGAGTTTTGCCATTCCCGGAGTACTGACATCCGGTACATATTTCTTCAACATCTCCTTGTTGCTGACAAAACCGCCAGTTGCCATGATGACAGCCTTCGCAGTAACGGTTAGCGTCTTACCCGAAACGTTCTCAGCTACTATTCCGATAACGGCTCCATCATCATTGATCAGTAATTTTTTTACTGGCGTATTGGTTAATATCAGTCCACCCTTCTTTTTTATGTTCTCAGACATTATCTTCACAACTCGAGATCCTGAGCCCTTAAAAATGTGCCACACATTCAGGCTTTTTTCAGGCGGAAACATTGTTCTAATTCCCTTAATTTCGACCCCATAATCCGTTAACCAGTCGATTGTTTTGCCAGACTCGTTGAGAAGCGTGCGAATGACCGATGCATTGCAGCGCCAATGGTGAAATTCCATTACTTTGGCAAAAACCTCAGCAGTCGTTGTCTGAATCTCATTTTTTTTCTGGTACCGAGTGCCGATTCCAAGAGAACCTTCCGGGAAAATGCCGGCACCGCCGAGAAAAGGCAATTTTTCAAGAACAATTGCCTTTACGCCACTTTCAGCTGCAGTTAGTGCTGCCGAAAGCCCGCTTAGCCCGCCACCTGCGATAACAATATCAGTATCATACTTCAGATCTTCTGTGGACGATACCGGAGACTTCTTTATGGATATCATTTACAGCCTCTAATGATATTTTGGCCAACGGCCGGTTTCAGCGGGCGCATGGTCCTCGCGATCCGCTGAAAACCGAGGTTAGAAACCATTTTATTTAAAAGGAGTTTTCAATTTATATTTAATCGTTTTTCTACCAATAGTAATATTTGAAACGCCCAATATGTGGTGGCCGAAGCCTGGTATTTCATTCCCGTCAGTATCGTATGTTTTATGAGATCTTAACGAAAGATTCTCTATATCCTGAGATCCAATGTTCCACATACACGATCCTTCGACTTTTCGAATGGCAGGTATGCCGGTCTTTTCGTTTAAGGGAATCACATTTGACAGGTCATATATAATACTAAAATCAACCGCTATCAAACTCGGGTTCTCTGTAAGATATAGCGCAACTTTTTTACCAGACATTCCTTCAAAAAAGGCACCCTTTTTCTCTATTTCTTCGATCACTTTAGGATAAATATATTCACTTATTTTAGAGGTAATAATTTCTCTATTTATTGGAGGTAGACTTTGGCTTATTTCATCTAAAAATGTTTTCGTTTGATAATAAACATATACCTTGTTTTTCAGACTATCTAATTCAGATATTAGTTCCTGAGCAATTCCTCTATTTGGACTTGTCTCCTTAAAAAATCCCTTGTCTTCAGTAATGAAATGAACGTCGCTTTTTTCAGAAAGGAATAGGATAGATTCCCATATAAGAGAATCCTTATATTGTTGATTTTTCATTCCATTTGGAGGCGTTCCATTGATCACTCGAACTAAGGCGTTTTTATACATGGAGAGAGTAGTCGGTATAGAAAAGCAATTAAGACCTAATTCAGATAACCTCTCTGAGAAGCGGTTTTTAAAAGAAGTTTCATCAGGAACTTTATAATCGTCACGCTTGCCCATAAGGGTTTCAATAATTTTATAGTTATCGTCGATTTTTTCTACTGCTTCTAGCCCATGTTTGACAACGTGTTTTTGTACTTCACCATTAACGACCTCAGGGATTGCTATCACATAGCTATTTCGCTTTATAGCTGAAGCTAAAGCTGCGCCAAGAGGGGATGCCATGAGCTTAGTGCTATAAACCCAAACATTAGTGTCTAATATGATGATATCGTCCATTAAAATATATCTTTCAGCTTTCTAACGCATGAATTCAGCGGCGTTTTAGGCGACGCCTGTTTTTGCGGAAGCAAAAATAGGTGGCGGGTCAAACGTCCGCTGCAATGAATTGTTATGTTGCGCTGGAAAGAACATTGATCTTCTCAATTTTGACCTCTTCCCACAGCCTAAAATAGGCTGGGATAAGACTGTCATGACACCTAACTAGATAGTCCATGACATTCACTTCAGGTGCTGTTTTCTGAGTCCTGCAAAAACCACCCTGACTATCGAGAGAGACACCTTCATAGGTTATTTCTTCAAACTCGAGGCGTCTCCAATTATTCTTCACACGCAGCAGGGTTCTATGCTTCATGGCATTCGTATAGCCCCGCAGCAGCTGAAATTCTTCATTTACACAAAAACTTTTAAGCGCTCCACCAAAGGAAAAACCGCGATACTTCGCCATGAACTTCTTGTTCCACGTCACATCAGAACTTTCAGGATCAGTAACTGGAAAGAATAAATTGAGTACGTAAGGAAAGGAATCTAGTAATGCATGCAGGTTTTGAATAAATGCGAAGATATTTGCTTCATAGACAAAGCGGACAGCCACAGTGTCGCCTGATCTCCGATATACCCCTAATCGGTCTAAAACGAGATTCTTTTCCGATACTATCTCTTCTAGAACGGAATAGTGATACTCACAAAACTGCGCCCGAT
The DNA window shown above is from Candidatus Anaeroferrophillus wilburensis and carries:
- a CDS encoding FAD-dependent oxidoreductase, whose product is MISIKKSPVSSTEDLKYDTDIVIAGGGLSGLSAALTAAESGVKAIVLEKLPFLGGAGIFPEGSLGIGTRYQKKNEIQTTTAEVFAKVMEFHHWRCNASVIRTLLNESGKTIDWLTDYGVEIKGIRTMFPPEKSLNVWHIFKGSGSRVVKIMSENIKKKGGLILTNTPVKKLLINDDGAVIGIVAENVSGKTLTVTAKAVIMATGGFVSNKEMLKKYVPDVSTPGMAKLMYRGPAIDGREGDGINLALSVNAALAGMGTLAGNSPYLDNEPAIRQFRGPDHMKQMRCALSQPFLWVNRHGDRFYNESFGSVFSDVYNAMTSNGGLMWSIFDGHMKQYMVENGPLTPFNDIVVPGQKMTALDIGIQKGIESGFAFKADTIEALANKIHIEPTKLRETIEKVNRYADQKNDPDFSRKPDHLVRFDTLNGPYFALKGLRAFFLTLGGVKINTNMQALDNKDNIIPGLYVTGQDIGGLYDSTYDLLAEGSASSFALSSGRIAVRSIIQNNIAGKNDVV
- a CDS encoding DUF4935 domain-containing protein, encoding MDDIIILDTNVWVYSTKLMASPLGAALASAIKRNSYVIAIPEVVNGEVQKHVVKHGLEAVEKIDDNYKIIETLMGKRDDYKVPDETSFKNRFSERLSELGLNCFSIPTTLSMYKNALVRVINGTPPNGMKNQQYKDSLIWESILFLSEKSDVHFITEDKGFFKETSPNRGIAQELISELDSLKNKVYVYYQTKTFLDEISQSLPPINREIITSKISEYIYPKVIEEIEKKGAFFEGMSGKKVALYLTENPSLIAVDFSIIYDLSNVIPLNEKTGIPAIRKVEGSCMWNIGSQDIENLSLRSHKTYDTDGNEIPGFGHHILGVSNITIGRKTIKYKLKTPFK